ccgtacgctaccgagacaccatcctgcagccacacctcttacctgtcattgacgttcagcgggagttgttccagcaggacaacgccagaccgcacacggcacgtgtcacaagggacttcctcgccaaaaacaatgtaaatgtgctaccctggccgtcccgttccccggatcataacccaattgagcatctgtgggatgaacttgatcgacgtctacgccaacgtcaacctcaaccccaaacgcttcaagagcaagttgcatgtttgcaggaggagtggcagaacattccccaggcctctatccagcgtcccATCcggtccatgacaaggcgtgtcagaactgttattcgtgcccgtggtggtcacaacagatactgacattccactcaagtgggagactcattgtgagtgtcttacctcaagttgatgaccttgttgtctagatatggacccttccttaatctgtgtaaaaaaatatttgcagaataccaattcttatttagttatgcataattgaaaagactgcatcacctccgcaaaaaaccgggttatgcgtttctttttttggatagtatatactATTTATCATTAATTTTCTCCACAAATGCCTGTAGATAATGGCCATGTTTATTTAGACGCTAAAAGCAACTGTTTCGTCATTGAACACATTCCTGTTACATTTCAGAAGCACGTCGTGAcgtttattcataaaaaaatgaagatatatgttcatatataggaaacaaggaaacaagtCGGATGTTTACGTTGTAATGTTGTGGATATTTTCCATAATCAAACATAGTTCAGTAAACATTATACTGTGTTTATATTATAAGAGTAAAAAGCTGattaacatgtaaaaacatttacCATAGCAAACATAACCCTAAATACACTTCCTGTCAATATTCTCTAAATAATGAAATAGGACCTCTTTGACTAGATTGTGGACTATTTGAGTAACTTGCCAGGTGGCGAAACGTTAAAGAAAACCACGCTTACAAAACATAATTGTAACTCCAACAACTATACTAGAAAGAATTCGAGGAATGTGTAAATTAACCAATGCCATTTGCCAAAATAAGAAATTAGCTCTTTCTCTCTGATTTTCCAGATACCCAAATCAGTTCTGCGCGGAACCTTTTCCGATCTACTCGATGCAGTTATACAAGGCCCTTGGACAGAAATGGCTAAACTCCGGGCCATATTTCGATGGCTCACATCAATCGACGCCTACAATCTTGTAATCAACGAAACTCCCCCCACGTATTCCCCTCTGGAATATTTTAGAAAGatacaagaaaacaaaggcAATCACGCCCATCTTTTGTCTGGATTATGTCAGTAAGTCATGcgaaatgtaaaatacaaacaatcATAGATGAACAAAGTGTAAGCAAGTTGTTTATAGatcgtgtttatttatttgattgttgttttacgccgtactcaagaatatttcacttatatgacgggggccagcattatgggaggaggaaaccgggcagagcccgagggaaacctacgaccatccacaggctgctgtcagGCCTTCTTCAAACGTATGGCCatagagaaagtcagcatgagctggatttgagctcaaAGCGATCGAATTGATGAAAGGaccttgggtcattacgccagGGTGGCGtcctaaccccctcggccacggaggccccctagaTCAGATCTAAAATCCGAAAGTTAGTAGTTGTGTTCAATGACAGTCGTActaatattttttgattttttgcaGTGGAACACGGGTGTGGAAACTACACGTAGATTTATCATGTTTCGAGAGCAGTTTATGCGCAGAGATCCCAAATTAGTGTTTCGAATTTCAAAACAGAGCGCTGGTATCtcacactataaatagtacattTACTTACTCATTTATCATGACGAAATAAGGACTACatttagatgatttttcagACAAcctattcatttaatttattgttcCTTTCAGAATGGCTGGAATACCATGTGTCATCATCAGCGGTATGAACAAAAGTGCAGCTTACCAAGTTGGAAAACCATTAGATCGGAAGTCCATGGGTGCCCAGTGGAACGCAGTATACGTGGAAGGAGAATGGAGGTTGATTGATTCCTTCTGGGCATGCTCGTGTGTGGTTGGAAAGAGAAGTGGCGAGTGGACTCTGATGGATGAGGACGGACAGGTTGTGGAAGCCAGCGAAGAGGAAGATGAAGGTTTTACTCAGCATAGGATCAACGAGTTTTACTTTCTTACTGATCCAGAAAAACTGATTTGGACTCATTTTCCCGATGACCCTAACTGGCAGTTGTTAAAAAGACCCATCTCGAAAGCTGAGTTTGAAGAGCATTTTTATGTGCGAGAGCGTTTCTACCACCTGGATATGGGCACCACACAAGAGAGTCAGATGAAGTGCATTCTCACAACTAAAAAGGGCCAGGCAGATATCCAGTTCTGCTTACCCCAGGTTAAGAGCAAAAATTTTAggtttaaatacatgttgtaTCTTTCCCGGGCAGCactgaaagaaaacaaggcGAATTTTTTCTTGGACCGGTTTATATTCTTCGAACAGCGTTCTGATCTACTTCTCTTAGCACTGAGGTTTCCCATCAAAGGAACGTTCAAGTTGGATCTATTCGGGGTTGATACCGCGGACAGTGATGTGTTTGATCTGGTATGTACCTACCTCATCCAGTGTCCAGAACCACAGGCGAACTGTTTTCCCTTACCAGACGTGCCACCTTTAGGATGGGGACCATTGTATGTCACCTCTCAGGCTGGTCTTAAGCCAAAGACCCATCAGACGGGAGTGATTAACACAAAAGACGGTAACGTAGAAATCAAATTCGGCGTCGACCGAAAGGTGAAGGTTCACCAAGCTCTGCTTCACGCAGTCATTGACCAAGCCACTCTTAATAATTACTCAGTGACCAGAATGGAGAACGGTGAAGTGATTGTGAATGTCAGGTTACCCATGGGCGGAGAATATGCGCTAAAGCTGTATGCCCAGGAAGAGGGCGAGGACGGAGAAGCGCCAAACGTATGTAATTACCTAATAAGATGTGATAAAGACACGCTAAACAATATACCCTTTCCTAACGTGCCTACCGGGAGTCTGGGTAAACAGCACATGGGCGACAAACTCGGAGTAAAGGCACTCAGTCATCCAGTGGGTTGTGTTGAGACGAAGGACGGTCGACTGCCAATGACATTTGAAGCTCCAGAAAATGTGGAACTCATGTGTGAAATCCACAAGGTCAGCTCTGACGGAAATGTCATCAAAATGGCCGTCCAACCTAAAGTCCACAATGGTGTATGGTCCTTCGACGTGGATCTCCCAGTAACAGGAGAATACTCCCTCAATATATTCGCTAAAACTGAAGGAGATGAGGACAGAATTTACAATGTCCACTCATATCTCATAAACTCCAAAGGTCGAAAAAATGCGGAACTGGACCTGGAAGAGGAGACAACAACCGCCTGTAACCCTGTACCCGTTGAGACTGTGGAGACCGCAGACAACGAACTCTGGATACCGGCACCAGAAGGCTATGAAAACGTTGTGGCTGCTCTCCACAGGAAAAATGCCAGTGACCCGCCAACTATCCATCAAATATCGTTCCTTAAACAAGATGACCAAGACTTCATCCGCGTCAAGCTGCCAGAGTACGGTGACTATGTTATGAACTTGTACAACTCGAAAGAAAATGGCAATGTTGAAAATATCGCCAAATATCAGATAAACAGAAAGCCGCCTGCAGATCTTTTCCAAACTAATATTCAAACGATCATGGATGCAGTCGAAGGAGGCGAAGAGGATGATCCCGAAGGCAATACCATTAAAGCGGAATCTCCCGTTAGAGTTCCTTCGCCGATGTCATCCGTTTCAAGCAAAGGCAGTTCAGAGGACAATCTCGATGGTAACTATTTTCTAACGTTTTTTTAATTCACGGTTAAGGGTGAATAAGTCACACGTTCGATGATCTCGTCAGGTCTGTACTATTTGGCTATATTAATTATTTCAATTTTACCGTATTTCAAAGTTCATCATCATCTTGGTCATGGGTTTTATAATGCGTCTGTTATAGTTGTAGCTGTGAATTTCTCGCCTAGGAATAATATACAGCATTTTGTTTCTAGTTGTTGTGTATGTTGTTAACTTATTAATGCGATATGATGTAAAATGACATTTACATCTTGGGCTGCAAATATCTCGATTTCATGAGTTTTTCTGCACGTTGTCTGTGAAAAACGTGACagaattttttaacatttacttttTCGTAAATTATTTAGATTTTTCTCAAACACTTACTTTTAGACGCTAAAAAGAAGACAGCAAAAA
Above is a window of Liolophura sinensis isolate JHLJ2023 chromosome 7, CUHK_Ljap_v2, whole genome shotgun sequence DNA encoding:
- the LOC135470880 gene encoding LOW QUALITY PROTEIN: uncharacterized protein LOC135470880 (The sequence of the model RefSeq protein was modified relative to this genomic sequence to represent the inferred CDS: deleted 1 base in 1 codon), with the protein product MGSGASTAGRVPRSRSSSRSVSSAEGIHHRRTSRASSDGSDQINKHAPPPFPPKMQKDQIYDPSKYMDVDKHAMHIPKSVLRGTFSDLLDAVIQGPWTEMAKLRAIFRWLTSIDAYNLVINETPPTYSPLEYFRKIQENKGNHAHLLSGLCQMAGIPCVIISGMNKSAAYQVGKPLDRKSMGAQWNAVYVEGEWRLIDSFWACSCVVGKRSGEWTLMDEDGQVVEASEEEDEGFTQHRINEFYFLTDPEKLIWTHFPDDPNWQLLKRPISKAEFEEHFYVRERFYHLDMGTTQESQMKCILTTKKGQADIQFCLPQVKSKNFRFKYMLYLSRAALKENKANFFLDRFIFFEQRSDLLLLALRFPIKGTFKLDLFGVDTADSDVFDLVCTYLIQCPEPQANCFPLPDVPPLGWGPLYVTSQAGLKPKTHQTGVINTKDGNVEIKFGVDRKVKVHQALLHAVIDQATLNNYSVTRMENGEVIVNVRLPMGGEYALKLYAQEEGEDGEAPNVCNYLIRCDKDTLNNIPFPNVPTGSLGKQHMGDKLGVKALSHPVGCVETKDGRLPMTFEAPENVELMCEIHKVSSDGNVIKMAVQPKVHNGVWSFDVDLPVTGEYSLNIFAKTEGDEDRIYNVHSYLINSKGRKNAELDLEEETTTACNPVPVETVETADNELWIPAPEGYENVVAALHRKNASDPPTIHQISFLKQDDQDFIRVKLPEYGDYVMNLYNSKENGNVENIAKYQINRKPPADLFQTNIQTIMDAVEGGEEDDPEGNTIKAESPVRVPSPMSSVSSKGSSEDNLDDAKKKTAKKQLENAMETKDIGRLRKALAACTEANVGETELLEKANRLLQVLEAKKVLMEASAKRNLKMLDDAISNAKNANFDHMLDLQIAMARKLRDQLARIEKLRHQVLSMEQKTIAEIKSFSSPPDGVFQTMQAAFLLLGHTKKDVKEWPMVVALMSKTGKESLMRKVSMFEPQTTYLDYARKAKETVAEFSLERIRNVNSGAATFYVWVTGMTEEVESTGGAGMSPSKRK